Proteins encoded by one window of Candidatus Neomarinimicrobiota bacterium:
- a CDS encoding DUF1957 domain-containing protein, with amino-acid sequence MKGYLAFVLHSHIPYVINHGEWPHGTDWLYEATCETYIPLLNEFNNLISEGIKPNITIGITPILAEQLASEKFKGGLVRYIKKRIEISEQNKEEFSRTGRKLMAQIAQMWYDFYTTELEEFEQIYKRDLISAFRSLQDEGYIEIITCTATHGYIPLLGAEEAVDAQIRIGVETYKKHFGKDPIGIWLPECAYRPSYRWKSPIKGYEKEFDRKGVEEFLYKYGIKYFIADKALIMGGETKGVYIDRFEALKHLWSQFRSQYHEVAEERTIFENYFVSSTGTERGVVVYGRHEESSMQVWSGKWGYPGDGRYLEFHKKHFPGGLRYWKVTSNESDLADKMEYYPPDVEDALESHSDHFVSLVEKYLSEYNTSSGRTGVMVCPFDAELFGHWWFEGIRWLGKVLKKLNKKRDYKAITLAEHLEKNPPQKVVSLPEGSWGQGRFHYIWLNEWTEWTWKKIYKAEDLIISLADEFKGTKDKTLTRILNQMTRELLLLESSDWQFLISTWSARDYAENRVAYHAECIRRLKGILDNYRKNGKLSEQEERYLKTVEKNDFVFENIDFEYWCGLIE; translated from the coding sequence ATGAAGGGGTACTTAGCTTTTGTTTTACACAGTCATATACCATATGTGATAAATCACGGAGAATGGCCACATGGTACAGATTGGCTGTATGAAGCAACCTGCGAAACATACATTCCACTTTTAAATGAATTCAACAATCTAATTTCAGAGGGGATTAAGCCTAATATCACTATAGGGATTACCCCAATACTTGCTGAACAGTTGGCTTCAGAGAAATTTAAAGGAGGTCTTGTAAGATATATTAAAAAAAGGATAGAAATCTCAGAGCAAAATAAGGAGGAATTCTCTCGGACAGGAAGAAAACTTATGGCTCAGATAGCTCAGATGTGGTATGATTTTTATACAACAGAGCTTGAGGAGTTTGAACAGATTTATAAGAGGGACCTAATTTCTGCGTTTAGAAGCCTTCAGGATGAAGGATATATAGAAATTATTACTTGTACTGCTACTCATGGCTATATTCCACTTTTAGGCGCTGAGGAAGCAGTCGATGCACAAATTAGAATAGGTGTTGAAACTTATAAAAAACATTTTGGGAAAGATCCTATTGGTATATGGTTGCCGGAGTGTGCATATAGGCCAAGTTATCGTTGGAAGTCACCTATAAAAGGTTACGAAAAGGAATTTGATAGAAAAGGTGTAGAAGAATTTTTATATAAATACGGTATTAAGTATTTTATTGCTGACAAAGCTCTGATTATGGGGGGTGAGACTAAAGGTGTTTATATCGATAGATTTGAGGCATTAAAGCATTTATGGAGTCAATTTAGATCACAATATCATGAAGTTGCTGAGGAAAGGACAATATTTGAGAACTATTTTGTTTCAAGTACTGGTACAGAAAGAGGTGTTGTTGTCTACGGAAGACACGAAGAGTCTAGCATGCAAGTATGGAGTGGAAAGTGGGGATATCCTGGCGATGGTCGATATCTAGAATTCCATAAGAAGCATTTTCCTGGTGGTCTGAGATACTGGAAAGTAACAAGTAATGAATCTGATCTTGCCGATAAGATGGAATATTATCCGCCTGATGTAGAAGACGCTCTTGAGAGTCATTCTGATCATTTTGTAAGTCTTGTAGAGAAATATCTAAGTGAATATAATACAAGCTCTGGGAGAACCGGCGTAATGGTATGCCCATTTGACGCAGAATTATTTGGTCATTGGTGGTTTGAAGGCATAAGATGGCTCGGTAAGGTATTAAAAAAGTTGAATAAGAAGAGAGATTATAAAGCTATTACACTGGCAGAGCATTTAGAAAAAAATCCTCCTCAAAAAGTTGTTTCGTTACCAGAAGGGTCATGGGGTCAGGGGAGATTTCATTATATATGGCTTAATGAGTGGACGGAATGGACATGGAAAAAAATATATAAAGCTGAGGATTTGATTATTTCTCTGGCTGATGAGTTTAAAGGTACTAAAGATAAAACTCTTACAAGAATTTTAAACCAGATGACACGGGAACTATTGCTACTTGAGAGTTCAGACTGGCAGTTTTTAATTAGTACATGGAGTGCACGTGATTATGCTGAGAATCGAGTAGCGTACCATGCGGAGTGTATTAGGAGATTGAAAGGTATTCTTGATAATTATAGAAAGAATGGTAAGTTGTCAGAGCAGGAAGAAAGATATTTGAAGACGGTTGAGAAGAATGATTTTGTTTTTGAGAATATAGATTTTGAATATTGGTGTGGTTTGATTGAATGA
- a CDS encoding glycogen synthase: MKIIHIAAEVAPFSKVGGLGDVLGSLPKAQNRLGNIVYIITPLYGFILKNKYKLNDINLDSYVTLGDEKYTFKVFEYKCNEKYLIFFIYNENLLNSGGVYTELDGSPLKNYTRRFVFFQKAAIEFINGYLKDVDIIHCHDNHVALLPLYKKLKCGHLKAKTVFTIHNIGYQGITDIGNKEIFDLPDVYFEENGDLYWGGKINPMKTAVIHSDLITTVSPTHAREIMLSDEISSGMREIFVKHKKNLYGVLNGVDYEEWNPARDNFIYYKYSINEIGFKNKNKEQFLSEFGFEKALINRPLFGIVSRLVLQKGIDILIKAMPVVFESGCGMALLGQGDQSYEAEIKLCTEKYMGRFYCEFGFNNELAHKIYASCDYFLVPSLYEPCGITQMISMKYGTIPIVRKTGGLADTVLDINNKNGTGIVFREYTEKALIQAIKRAIDLYKNKELLIDVSKRAMRKNFSWERAAKRYIALYYKCLSGYH; this comes from the coding sequence ATGAAAATTATTCATATTGCTGCAGAAGTTGCTCCCTTTTCTAAGGTTGGTGGGCTCGGAGATGTATTAGGATCATTACCAAAGGCACAGAATCGATTAGGAAATATAGTTTATATCATCACTCCATTATATGGTTTTATATTAAAAAACAAATATAAGCTTAATGATATAAATCTGGATTCATATGTCACGTTAGGAGATGAAAAATATACCTTTAAAGTTTTTGAATATAAATGTAACGAAAAATATTTGATTTTTTTTATTTACAATGAGAACTTGCTTAATAGTGGTGGGGTTTATACAGAATTGGATGGATCTCCTCTTAAAAATTATACCCGCAGATTTGTATTTTTCCAAAAAGCAGCGATTGAATTTATAAATGGATATTTAAAGGATGTAGATATTATACATTGTCACGATAACCATGTCGCATTATTGCCTTTATATAAAAAACTAAAATGTGGTCATTTAAAAGCAAAAACTGTGTTTACAATTCATAATATAGGATATCAGGGAATAACGGATATTGGAAATAAAGAGATATTCGATTTACCTGATGTATACTTTGAGGAAAATGGAGATTTATACTGGGGAGGTAAAATTAATCCGATGAAAACCGCAGTTATACATTCAGATTTGATCACTACTGTAAGTCCAACTCATGCAAGAGAAATTATGTTAAGTGATGAGATCAGTAGCGGAATGAGAGAAATATTTGTTAAACATAAAAAAAATTTGTATGGTGTGTTAAATGGTGTAGATTATGAGGAATGGAATCCTGCGAGAGATAATTTTATTTATTATAAGTATTCTATTAATGAGATAGGATTTAAAAATAAGAATAAAGAACAATTTTTGTCTGAGTTTGGGTTCGAAAAGGCTTTAATAAATAGACCTCTTTTTGGCATTGTATCTCGTCTTGTGTTGCAAAAGGGTATAGATATTCTTATAAAAGCAATGCCAGTTGTTTTTGAATCTGGCTGTGGTATGGCGCTACTTGGTCAGGGTGATCAGAGTTATGAGGCTGAAATTAAGCTTTGCACTGAAAAGTATATGGGAAGGTTTTATTGCGAGTTCGGTTTTAATAATGAACTTGCACATAAAATTTATGCATCGTGTGATTATTTTTTGGTGCCATCCTTGTATGAACCATGTGGTATAACCCAGATGATAAGTATGAAGTATGGGACAATTCCAATAGTGAGAAAGACAGGTGGTCTGGCAGATACAGTATTGGATATTAATAACAAAAATGGCACAGGGATTGTCTTTAGAGAATATACTGAGAAAGCGCTTATACAAGCGATTAAAAGGGCTATTGATCTTTATAAAAATAAAGAGTTGCTAATAGACGTTTCGAAAAGAGCTATGAGAAAAAATTTTTCCTGGGAAAGAGCTGCGAAAAGGTACATTGCTCTTTATTATAAGTGTCTCAGCGGATATCATTAA
- the tgt gene encoding tRNA guanosine(34) transglycosylase Tgt: MEFIIEKQSKNTKARACRIITDHGEIKTPTFMPVGTYGVVKTLTPVELENADAQIILGNTYHLYLRPGIEIIKKAEGLHRFISWHKPILTDSGGFQVFSLSHLSKINDNEVIFRSHIDGSEHIFSPEKSIRIQRELGPDIIMAFDECTPYPCDYEYAEKALKRTYNWEIRSYEEFIKTEPLYNHKQYIFGIIQGSVYEDLRLRSIEELTKIDFDGFAIGGLAVGEPKETMFNLLKKITPLLPESKPKYLMGVGKPEDIVRVIDMGIDIFDCVLPTRNARNGTLYTQSGRVVLKQSRYKEDFNPPDPNCKCYTCKNFSKAFLRHLFMIGDMTGLRLNTIHNIHYFLELTKSARQAILEDRFDRWKKNFFKNYPVEKDHYLENQKRREERRKKHINDIR, encoded by the coding sequence ATGGAATTCATTATAGAAAAACAATCAAAAAATACAAAAGCCCGTGCCTGCAGAATAATTACTGATCATGGTGAAATAAAAACTCCAACCTTCATGCCAGTTGGTACATATGGTGTGGTAAAAACACTTACGCCAGTGGAGCTGGAAAACGCAGATGCTCAAATCATTTTAGGGAATACGTATCATCTATACCTGAGGCCAGGCATTGAAATAATAAAAAAGGCAGAGGGATTGCATAGGTTTATATCCTGGCACAAACCAATATTAACAGACAGTGGTGGTTTCCAGGTATTTAGTCTATCGCATCTCAGCAAAATAAATGATAATGAGGTTATATTTCGCTCACATATAGACGGATCAGAGCATATCTTTAGTCCTGAAAAGTCTATTAGAATTCAGAGGGAACTTGGTCCGGACATTATAATGGCATTTGATGAGTGTACACCATATCCATGCGATTATGAGTATGCAGAGAAAGCACTGAAAAGAACCTATAACTGGGAAATAAGATCCTATGAGGAATTCATTAAAACAGAACCGCTTTATAATCATAAACAATATATTTTTGGTATAATTCAGGGAAGTGTATATGAGGATTTAAGACTGAGAAGTATCGAAGAGTTAACTAAAATAGACTTCGATGGTTTCGCTATTGGTGGTCTTGCTGTTGGTGAACCAAAGGAAACCATGTTTAATTTACTCAAAAAAATCACTCCTTTATTACCTGAATCAAAACCTAAATACCTGATGGGAGTTGGTAAACCAGAAGATATAGTCAGAGTGATTGATATGGGCATTGATATTTTTGATTGTGTACTCCCAACAAGAAACGCTCGAAATGGTACACTATACACACAGAGCGGTAGAGTAGTGTTAAAGCAATCTCGATATAAAGAAGACTTTAATCCTCCTGATCCCAATTGCAAATGCTATACATGCAAAAATTTTTCTAAAGCTTTTTTGAGACATCTTTTTATGATTGGAGATATGACTGGACTACGATTGAACACAATTCACAATATACATTATTTCCTTGAGCTGACAAAATCAGCCAGGCAGGCAATACTCGAAGACAGATTTGATCGCTGGAAGAAAAACTTCTTCAAAAATTATCCTGTCGAAAAAGATCACTATTTAGAAAATCAGAAAAGAAGGGAAGAGAGAAGGAAAAAACACATTAATGATATCCGCTGA
- the radA gene encoding DNA repair protein RadA codes for MKKEKSKTIFVCSECGAIFHKWVGKCTECGAWNTVNEEVGPSKSTIRTSFKSTPQYYKISELTSDKQSHIPTGINELDRVIGGGFMKGSVTLLSGNPGIGKSTLALQIADSLKSYKILYISSEESPEQLKIRAERLNVINENLYLSGENLLDNILYIIDLTEPEMVIIDSIQTIYSEEFESSPGGVLQTRECTTRLLKVTKEKGLLTILIGHITKEGIIAGPKVLEHLVDTVILMEGDQNNFFRIIRCLKNRFGPTREIGIFEMKEGGLIPVQDPSLLFISERRKNASGSTIAVSIEGMRPLLIEIQALIAKSIYPTPQRNSNGVDYRRLTMLLAVIEKRANIPITALDIFINIVGGLRIDDPACDLAIVTSILSSYFDKPVDPEAVFIGEVGLVGEVRSVKNMETRINEAARLGFKRIYIPKKLKLPDKNITLIKIESINELIQNIFS; via the coding sequence ATGAAAAAAGAAAAATCAAAAACAATATTTGTCTGCTCTGAGTGTGGCGCAATTTTCCATAAGTGGGTTGGAAAATGCACCGAGTGTGGAGCCTGGAATACCGTCAATGAGGAAGTTGGACCATCAAAATCAACTATTCGGACATCTTTTAAGTCAACACCCCAATATTATAAAATTAGCGAACTTACATCTGACAAACAATCACATATACCTACCGGAATAAACGAATTGGACCGGGTTATAGGCGGTGGCTTTATGAAAGGATCTGTAACCCTTCTTTCAGGGAATCCAGGTATAGGTAAATCAACCCTTGCCCTTCAGATTGCTGACTCACTTAAATCCTATAAAATATTATATATTTCAAGCGAAGAATCACCAGAACAGTTAAAAATCAGGGCTGAAAGACTAAATGTCATAAATGAAAACCTATACTTATCCGGTGAAAATCTACTTGATAACATATTATATATAATTGATTTAACAGAACCGGAAATGGTAATAATAGATTCCATCCAAACTATTTACTCTGAAGAATTCGAGAGCTCACCTGGGGGAGTATTGCAGACAAGAGAATGCACAACACGATTATTAAAAGTAACAAAAGAAAAAGGACTCTTGACAATATTAATTGGTCACATAACTAAAGAAGGTATCATTGCCGGTCCAAAAGTATTGGAGCATCTTGTGGATACTGTTATATTAATGGAGGGTGATCAGAACAATTTCTTTAGAATAATCCGATGTTTGAAAAATAGATTTGGACCTACCCGCGAAATTGGTATATTTGAAATGAAGGAAGGCGGATTAATACCGGTTCAGGATCCATCGCTCTTATTTATTTCCGAAAGAAGAAAAAATGCATCAGGCTCCACAATTGCAGTTAGTATTGAAGGAATGCGCCCATTGTTAATAGAAATACAGGCACTAATAGCGAAAAGTATATACCCAACACCCCAGAGAAATTCAAATGGTGTAGATTACAGAAGACTTACCATGCTGCTCGCGGTTATAGAAAAAAGGGCAAATATTCCAATTACTGCATTAGATATATTCATCAATATCGTCGGTGGTTTACGTATAGATGACCCAGCTTGTGATCTTGCAATTGTGACATCTATTCTATCAAGCTACTTTGATAAACCGGTTGATCCCGAAGCTGTCTTCATTGGCGAAGTAGGACTTGTAGGAGAAGTAAGATCTGTTAAAAATATGGAAACGAGGATAAATGAAGCAGCCAGACTCGGTTTTAAAAGAATATATATACCAAAAAAATTGAAATTACCCGATAAAAACATCACTTTGATAAAAATTGAATCTATTAATGAACTAATCCAAAATATATTTTCTTAA
- a CDS encoding DMT family transporter, which translates to MNTLLFLITCIIWSTTWAMIKIGVEETPIMLGLGLRFVIAGLFLYVIIKIKNRKIPFDSQLIKLYLVSGLITMAFSYYCTYYGTKFIPSGLSSILWTTLPLFVGIFSHFILPGGKLSFWKFISIIIAIGGTSIILSDQSLIFSKDLLVGSLIILIGVVASAWPNVYLKIHNDYDSLVLTCMAMLIAGFIHLMGATISNQWDKMVWDFKNLGAIIYLGILGSAIAFYIYYTLLQRINVVKVTFITLIVPIFATMVGWAFLKERVTVKEILGGIIILLGVFLYDWDKYKLILIQNKK; encoded by the coding sequence ATGAATACTTTACTATTTCTTATTACATGCATCATCTGGAGCACCACATGGGCAATGATAAAGATTGGGGTTGAAGAGACTCCAATTATGCTGGGACTGGGTTTAAGGTTTGTAATCGCAGGCTTATTTTTATATGTAATTATAAAAATAAAAAATCGAAAAATTCCATTCGATTCACAATTAATTAAACTATACCTTGTCTCTGGTCTTATAACAATGGCTTTTAGCTACTACTGTACCTATTATGGAACCAAATTTATACCAAGTGGATTATCTTCAATATTATGGACTACCTTACCCCTTTTCGTCGGTATTTTTTCTCACTTCATACTGCCAGGGGGCAAATTATCTTTCTGGAAATTTATATCTATTATTATTGCCATCGGAGGTACAAGCATTATATTATCAGACCAATCTCTTATTTTCAGCAAAGATTTACTTGTTGGAAGCCTAATTATACTTATCGGTGTAGTTGCTTCTGCCTGGCCGAATGTCTATTTAAAAATTCACAATGACTATGATTCACTTGTACTAACCTGCATGGCAATGTTAATTGCTGGCTTCATACACCTGATGGGGGCAACTATATCAAATCAATGGGACAAAATGGTTTGGGATTTTAAAAATCTCGGAGCTATCATATATCTGGGAATTCTCGGTTCAGCAATTGCCTTCTATATTTATTATACCTTACTACAAAGAATAAATGTAGTTAAGGTTACTTTTATAACTCTCATAGTACCAATATTCGCAACAATGGTTGGTTGGGCATTTCTCAAAGAGCGTGTTACAGTAAAAGAGATATTAGGTGGTATTATTATCCTTTTGGGTGTATTCTTATATGATTGGGATAAATATAAACTAATATTGATTCAAAACAAAAAATGA
- a CDS encoding type III pantothenate kinase — protein MLLAIDIGNTTTILGIFKNDKLIECWRIASTHTRTIDESWLTVKLLFHNSNIKIGEIKGVIISSVVPQLTHIFQLMSKKYLKIEPVIVTNTLNLELKILYKNPSEIGADRLCNAVAGKHLYKPPLIIVDFGTATTFDVLSPEGDYIGGVICPGLETAANDLIRRAARLYKVEYIFPEKIIGDTTTHAMQSGILYGHITMIDGIIERIKEELKINNFNIISTGGIADEVSDKSKYIQIVDPDLTLKGLNIIYKLNK, from the coding sequence ATGCTACTGGCAATCGATATTGGTAATACAACTACAATTTTAGGAATATTCAAAAATGATAAATTAATTGAATGCTGGAGAATTGCCAGTACCCACACCAGAACAATAGATGAATCATGGCTCACAGTAAAATTATTATTCCATAACTCAAACATTAAGATCGGAGAAATAAAAGGCGTAATTATATCCTCAGTTGTCCCACAGCTAACTCATATTTTTCAGCTCATGTCAAAAAAGTATTTAAAAATTGAACCTGTTATTGTTACAAACACATTAAATCTGGAATTGAAAATATTATATAAAAATCCATCAGAGATTGGTGCAGACAGATTATGTAATGCTGTTGCAGGAAAACACCTGTACAAACCACCACTTATAATTGTAGACTTCGGTACAGCTACAACTTTTGATGTTTTGTCGCCAGAAGGAGACTATATTGGCGGCGTTATATGCCCTGGACTTGAAACAGCAGCAAATGACCTTATAAGAAGAGCAGCAAGATTATATAAAGTTGAATATATCTTCCCTGAAAAAATAATAGGTGATACTACCACACACGCAATGCAGTCTGGAATACTTTATGGACATATAACTATGATAGATGGAATCATAGAGAGAATTAAAGAAGAGTTAAAAATAAACAATTTCAATATAATCTCTACGGGCGGAATTGCAGATGAAGTATCAGATAAATCTAAATATATTCAAATCGTTGATCCTGATCTCACTCTAAAAGGGCTTAACATAATATACAAATTAAATAAGTGA
- a CDS encoding biotin--[acetyl-CoA-carboxylase] ligase has translation MFNYLNLKLKTKIIKPYIIHFQTIDSTNTYLLNNNHLENGTVVLADYQTSGRGRRGRKWESNPEESLLFSILLLKHPVNINLMGFTFASAVGVAKGLIKVLKNQKISLKWPNDVLLNDKKVCGILVESRTTGNNLNKVVIGIGININQPRNFFTGNRRFGTSILIETEKIHERIIILKGVLKELDRQLRSLFNSGLKYTIDEWKKYCDHLGKTISINDGHKSLTGILENIENDGAIVLKFNNGEKKRFISGDVTIHKESIYATGNRYW, from the coding sequence ATGTTCAATTATCTCAATCTAAAATTAAAAACAAAAATAATAAAACCATATATCATACATTTTCAAACAATAGACTCAACCAATACTTATTTATTAAATAATAATCACCTTGAAAATGGAACAGTAGTTCTTGCAGATTACCAGACATCCGGAAGGGGAAGAAGAGGCAGAAAATGGGAATCCAATCCTGAAGAATCATTACTTTTTTCTATACTATTACTAAAACATCCTGTAAATATAAATCTTATGGGATTTACTTTCGCATCTGCTGTAGGCGTAGCAAAGGGACTAATTAAGGTCCTTAAAAATCAGAAAATTTCTTTGAAATGGCCAAATGATGTATTGTTGAATGATAAAAAAGTATGCGGTATACTTGTCGAATCAAGGACAACCGGAAATAATTTGAATAAAGTAGTTATAGGAATTGGGATAAATATTAATCAACCGAGAAACTTTTTCACTGGAAACAGAAGATTTGGAACATCAATTTTAATTGAAACAGAGAAAATTCATGAAAGAATCATAATATTAAAAGGTGTTTTAAAGGAGCTCGACAGACAACTTAGATCGTTATTTAATTCAGGTTTAAAGTATACGATAGATGAATGGAAAAAATACTGCGACCATTTAGGAAAGACCATATCAATTAATGATGGACACAAATCACTAACAGGAATTCTTGAAAACATAGAAAATGATGGAGCAATCGTATTAAAATTTAATAATGGAGAGAAAAAAAGATTTATTTCTGGTGACGTTACTATTCATAAGGAAAGCATATATGCTACTGGCAATCGATATTGGTAA
- a CDS encoding S46 family peptidase, giving the protein MKRYLSIFIIFILLLTILYPEEGMFTLDNIPKKIKGIKLKPDEIFSPTGPCLADAVIIIGGGTGSFVSPDGLILTNHHVAYQAIQKNSSPENNYLRDGFYARSLEEEIPAPGYEAYITIDFKNITDTVKSVIKFEESLREKDMTPEEKAKAIEKKIAEIEKASENEEEGIIGQVISFLDGMEYYLYRYLKIKDIRLVYAPPSSIGVYGGDIDNWMWPRHTGDFSFLRAYVGPDGKPSEYSKENVPFKPEKYLIVSSKGIKKNDAVFILGYPGSTMRYRTSNSVDWNQNFSYPFRIRLFKDVIEILEDESKKGEDVAIKLSARIRGLNNALKNNQGMVDGFKKSKLLERKKTQEEEFKLWLKKNPDIIKEYGNPLDQIEKLYAELKKGAKRDNLIRYMIMIPTVRYATTIQKWSIEKEKPEGERKPQYMDFRIPRIKREFEIGAKDYYYPADKRLLGYFFERLLELPENEQPQFIKRLYTDKSKAKEQIKKFIDNVFKKTQITNPEMWIKMFNMNKAQLDSLNDPFIEFAKELNKEFDRIENKNYRFNGMITELRPKYYKLLKKWKGNEMYPDANRTIRFTYGYIKGYKPRDAVFYDYITSLSGIIEKHTGEEPFNAPDKLIKLWENKNYGIYMDKYINDIPVNFLATTDITGGNSGSPVLNGKGELVGLAFDGNYESMISDWQYDLNLTRTIAVDIRYVLYILEKYDSANRILEELNIK; this is encoded by the coding sequence ATGAAACGATACTTATCAATCTTTATAATTTTCATTTTATTACTTACAATCTTATATCCTGAAGAGGGGATGTTTACACTTGATAATATTCCCAAAAAAATCAAGGGGATAAAATTAAAGCCTGATGAGATTTTTAGCCCAACCGGTCCTTGTTTGGCGGATGCAGTAATAATAATTGGTGGTGGAACAGGCTCTTTCGTCTCGCCTGATGGGTTGATTTTAACAAATCATCATGTAGCATATCAAGCAATTCAGAAAAACTCATCACCAGAAAATAATTACTTAAGGGATGGCTTTTATGCCAGATCCTTAGAAGAAGAAATACCTGCTCCCGGATATGAAGCATATATTACAATAGATTTTAAAAATATAACTGATACAGTAAAATCTGTAATAAAATTCGAAGAATCCCTTCGGGAGAAAGATATGACCCCCGAGGAAAAAGCAAAAGCAATAGAAAAAAAGATTGCTGAAATAGAAAAAGCCTCGGAAAATGAAGAAGAAGGGATAATTGGGCAAGTTATATCTTTTCTTGACGGAATGGAATACTACTTATACAGATACTTAAAAATAAAAGATATCAGGTTAGTATATGCACCTCCATCGTCAATAGGTGTTTACGGTGGCGATATTGACAACTGGATGTGGCCAAGACATACAGGCGATTTTTCTTTCTTGAGAGCATATGTTGGACCTGATGGAAAACCTTCTGAATACTCCAAGGAGAACGTTCCGTTTAAACCAGAAAAATATTTAATAGTATCTTCGAAGGGTATAAAGAAAAACGACGCCGTATTTATTCTCGGATATCCTGGTTCAACAATGAGATATAGAACATCTAATTCGGTAGACTGGAACCAAAATTTCTCTTATCCTTTTAGGATCAGGCTTTTCAAAGATGTTATAGAAATTTTAGAGGATGAAAGTAAAAAAGGTGAAGATGTTGCAATAAAGCTGTCAGCGAGAATAAGAGGGCTAAATAATGCGTTGAAAAACAATCAGGGAATGGTTGACGGCTTTAAAAAATCAAAACTACTGGAAAGAAAAAAAACGCAGGAGGAAGAATTCAAACTATGGCTTAAAAAAAATCCCGATATCATTAAAGAGTATGGTAACCCTCTCGATCAAATTGAAAAGCTATACGCTGAATTAAAAAAAGGGGCAAAAAGAGATAACCTCATTCGGTATATGATTATGATACCCACAGTTCGCTATGCAACCACAATACAGAAGTGGAGCATTGAAAAAGAAAAACCAGAGGGGGAACGAAAACCACAATATATGGATTTTAGAATACCAAGAATAAAAAGGGAATTTGAAATTGGAGCAAAGGATTACTATTATCCTGCAGATAAAAGGCTTCTTGGTTACTTCTTTGAAAGATTACTCGAACTACCTGAGAATGAACAACCACAGTTTATAAAAAGACTATACACAGATAAAAGCAAGGCAAAAGAACAAATAAAAAAATTTATTGACAATGTTTTCAAAAAAACACAAATAACTAATCCTGAAATGTGGATAAAAATGTTCAATATGAATAAGGCTCAGCTTGATAGCCTTAATGACCCATTTATAGAATTTGCAAAAGAATTAAACAAAGAATTCGATAGAATTGAAAATAAAAACTATCGATTTAATGGAATGATAACAGAGTTAAGACCGAAATACTACAAGCTTTTAAAAAAGTGGAAGGGTAATGAAATGTATCCCGATGCCAATAGAACCATAAGATTTACTTATGGTTACATCAAGGGATACAAACCAAGGGATGCCGTTTTCTATGATTATATAACCTCATTAAGCGGTATCATAGAAAAACACACAGGGGAAGAACCATTTAATGCACCTGACAAGTTAATTAAGTTATGGGAAAACAAAAATTATGGTATCTATATGGATAAATATATTAATGACATACCCGTAAATTTCCTTGCCACCACCGATATAACCGGAGGTAATTCTGGGAGCCCTGTCTTAAACGGAAAAGGTGAGCTTGTAGGGTTAGCTTTTGATGGAAACTATGAATCTATGATAAGCGATTGGCAATATGATCTAAATCTTACAAGAACTATTGCTGTCGATATAAGATATGTACTATATATTCTCGAGAAATACGATTCTGCCAACAGGATACTGGAAGAATTAAATATAAAGTAG